From Amycolatopsis sp. WQ 127309:
GCGGCCGGGCGCAGCTCGGGCTTGCGGGCCGCGAGCAGGTACAGCTCGTACTCCGCCATCGTGCGGCCGCGGCGCGGTCCCAGCGCCTCCGCCAGCAGGCCAGCGACCTCTTCGGCGCCGCGGCTGCCGCGCGAGCGGGCGCGGTCGATCATCCAGTAGACCTCGGTCGCCATGTCGCGGGCGCACGAGATGAGCGTCGCGATCAGGAGGTCGTCCAGGGACGAGAAGTGGTACGTCGTGGACGTCGTGGGGACGCCGGCCTCCGTCGCGACCGTGCGGTGGGTGACGCCCGCGACGCCGTCCCGCTCGATCACCCGCAGCGTCGCCGCGATGATCTCCGCGCGCCGCTTCTCCCCGCGGACCTTCCGGCCGTCGACCTGCAGTTTCACGACGCCGCGCTCCCGATCTCGATCAGCACCACGCCGCCGATCACCAGCGCCAGCCCGGCGATCATGGCGGCGTTGACCGGTTCCTTAAGGAAGACGACGCCGACGAGCGCGACCAGTGCGACGCCGGCGGCGGCCCAGATCGCGTACGCGACGCCGATCGGCAGCCCCTTCTTCAGGACGTACGACAGCGCGACGAACGCGACGGCGTACCCGAGCACCACGATGATCGACGGGCCGAGTTTCGAGAAGCCCTCGGAGAGCTTCAGGGAGACCGTCGCGGAGACCTCGGCGGCGATCGCCAGCGCGAGGAGAAGGTACGCACCCATAGGGTGAAAACTACCTGAACGATCGTCCCAAAACAAAGAGCGACGTACACCACATCGGTGGGACTTAGCCCCACTCAACGGGTTACTCATCAGTAAGGAAGGTTAGTCTCCCGGCACCACCACTGATCCATCCGGACGAAAGGCACCCGAAAGATGGGCGCTCTGCAACTGACGCTCGGCGGGCTCTCCGTCCTGCTCGGCCTCGTCGCCTGGGGCATGTTCGCCGCGACGATCGCCCGCTTCGTGCGGGTCATCCGCCTCGGCCAGCCCGACGCGACCCGCAACGGGCCCTTCGTGCCGCGTCTCATGACGCTGGTCAAGGAGTTCGCGGCGCACACCCGGATGAACCGGAAGCGCAGTGTCGGGCCGGCCCACTGGCTGGTCATGTGGGGTTTCCTGCTCGGCTCGCTGGCCCTGTTCGAGGCCTACGGCGAGGTGTTCGTGCCGACCTGGGGCTGGCCGGTCCTCGACGACTTCCCGCCGTTCCAGCTGCTCATGGAGCTGCTCGGGCTCGGCACGATCGTGGGCATCCTGGTGCTGATGGCGATCCGCCAGCGCAACCACCCGCGCCGCGCCGACCGCCAGTCGCGCTTCCAGGGCTCCAACTTCAAGTGGGCCTACTTCATCGAGGCCGTCGTCCTCATCGAGGGCATCGGGATCATCGGCGTGCGCGCCGCGAAGGCCGCGCTCGGCGCGCACGAGACGCCGACCTGGGCCGCCTTCGTCTCGAACCCGCTCGGCGAGCTGCTGCCGGCCAGCCCGAACCTGGTCACGGTCTTCGCGTTCGTCAAGCTGATGAGCGCCACGGTCTGGCTGATCGTCGTCGCCCGCACGATGACCATGGGCATCGCGTGGCACCGCTTCAGCGCGTTCTTCAACATCTACTTCAAGCGTGAGCAAGACGGCGGCGTCGCCCTCGGCGCGCTCAAGCCGATGATGAGCGGCGGCAAGGTCCTCGACCTCGAGGAAGCCGACCCGGACGAGGACACCTTCGGCGTCGGCAAGATCGAGGACTTCAGCTGGAAGGGCTGGCTCGACTTCTCCACCTGCACCGAGTGCGGCCGCTGCCAGGAGCAGTGCCCCGCGTGGAACACCGGCAAGCCGCTGTCGCCGAAGCTGCTCATCACGCAGCTGCGTGACCACGCCTACGCGAAGGCGCCGTACCTGCTGGCCGGCGGCAAGCGCGACATGGCCGGTGACGAGGTGGGTCTCGTGTCCAACACAGCGGCGCGAAGCGCCTCCGTTGAGGGCGGTGGCGGGGCGGGGTCTGGGGACAACATGTACGCCGGCATCGACGTCCTCGCCATCGCCGAGTCGCAGAAGGCCCTGATCGGCGACGACGGCGGTGTCATCGACCCGGACGTCCTGTGGTCCTGCACCAGCTGCGGCGCCTGCGTCGAGCAGTGCCCGGTGGACATCGAGCACGTCGACCACATCGTCGACATGCGCCGCTACCAGGTGATGATCGAGTCGTCGTTCCCCAGCGAGCTGAACGGCATGTTCAAGAACCTGGAGAACAAGGGCAACCCGTGGGGCCAGAACGCCAAGGACCGGCTGGCCTGGACCGAGGACCTGGACTTCGAGGTCCCGGTGTTCGACGGCGACATGGGCGACGCCGAGTACCTGTTCTGGGTCGGCTGCGCCGGCGCGTTCGAGGACCGCGCGAAGAAGACGACGCGGGCGGTCGCCGAGCTGCTGCACATGGCCGACGTCAAGTACAAGGTGCTCGGCTCGGAGGAGTCCTGCACCGGTGACCCGGCCCGCCGTGCGGGCAACGAGTTCCTCTTCCAGATGCTGGCGCAGCAGAACGTCGAGATCCTGAACTCGGTGTTCGAGGGCCGGGAGCGCAAGACGCGCAAGGTCGTCGTGACCTGCGCGCACTGCTTCAACACCCTCGCCAACGAGTACCCGGAGCTGGGTGGCCAGTTCGACGTCGTGCACCACACGCAGCTGCTGAACCGCCTGGTGCGGGAGAAGCAGCTGGTGCCGGTGGCGCCGGTCGCCGAGGACGTCACCTACCACGACCCGTGTTACCTCGGCCGCCACAACAAGGTCTACGACGCGCCGCGCGAGCTGGTCAGCGCGACGGGCGCCCAGCTGCGCGAGATGCCGCGGCACGGCGACAAGTCGATGTGCTGCGGCGCCGGCGGCGCGCGGATGTGGATGGAAGAGAAGATCGGCAAGCGGATCAACGTCGAACGCGTCGACGAGGCGCTCGGCACCGCGCCGTCGAAGATCGCGACGGGCTGCCCGTTCTGCAAGGTCATGCTGAACGACGGGCTCACGGCCCGGCAGGCCGACGGCAGCGCGAGCGAGAAGGTCGAGATCGTCGACGTCGCGCAGATGCTGCTGGAGTCGGTGAAGCGCAAGCCGGAGCCGAAGCCGGTGGCCCTCGGGGCGCCGTCGCTCGCGGAGACGTCCGAAGAAGCCTGACGCGCACACGGCCCGGCCACGACGGATGTCATGGCCGGGCCGTGATCGTCGGCCCAGGTCCCGACGTCGCGGCCGCTCGACGATGAGGGCATGCGAATACTCACCTTGGTGCTGCTCGCCCCGTTCACGGCCGAGTTCCTGCTCGCCGACCAGTACCTCGCCGGTCCGCCGGAGCTGGGCCGGCAGCTCGGCATGTTCGCGCTCTACGTCGCCTTCTACGGCGCGGCCGCGCTGCTCATCCGCGAAGCCGCGAGACGCGCCGGACGCGGCTGGCCCACCATCCTCACCCTCGCGCTGGCGTTCGGCGTCTTCGAAGAGGGCTTGCTGACGCAGACGCTGTTCAACCCGCACTACCTGGGCCTGGACCTGCTGTCGTTCGGGCACGTGCCACTGCTCGGCATCGGCGGCCCGTGGACGCTCTACGTGCTGACGCTGCACGTCGTGTGGAGCATCGGCGCGCCGATCGCGATCGCCGAGGCGCTCTTCGGCCGCGAACCGTGGCTGAAGAAGGCGGGCCTGAGCCTGTGGAGCGTGTCTCTGCTGGTCGGCGCCGTCGCGACCTTCGCCATCACCTACGCCTTCGCGCCCTTCGTCGCGCACCCCGCGCAGCTCGCCGGGACCGCGCTGGTCGTCGTCGCGCTGGTCGTCGCCGCGTTCCGGTTCCGCGCGCCGGCGTGGCCGTCGACGCCGGGGCGCCCGTGGGTCGCGTTCGCGCTCGGCCTCAGCGCGAGCACCGCGTTCCAGCTGGTCTTCCGGTCGGTGGACAGCCTGCCGTGGCTGCTCGCCGGGCTGCTGCTGGCGATCGAGGCGGCCACCGTGGTCGCCGTCGTGCGGCTGCGGCCGCCCGCGTTCCCGCTGGCCGCCGGAGCGACGCTCACTTATTGCTGGCTGGGGCTGAAAACGGCGATCGAACACGGCCCCGCCGCGATATTCGAACAGTCCGCGCTGATTGTCGTGTCCGTGGCACTACTCGTTGTCACCGCCCGCCGAGTTCGTACCCAGGTGAGTGTTCGCATGGTCCACTAGCTGGGAATTCCTCAAGGCAATCGATTACCCCAATAGCGATCGCAAAAATCACCGAAATGGCGGAGCGAGACGAGGACAAATCCTGGACTGTCCGCCGGACAACCGGCGTATCCTGGCCTTTCCCCGACGTCGGCGCAGCCGCCGGGATCACCTTTGACGATCGTGAAAATCAGGGGGCGGCAAGGATGGGCGAGGACCGGCGGACCACCACCGGACGAGTGGGCGCACGGTTCCCGTCGTCCGGGCGGCACGCCCTCAACACGCTCCCGGACGACGTCGAGGATCGCGTCGCTCTGCCCGGACCGTCCGCCTCGGTCGGCCGGGTCGGTGCCCGTTTTCCGGCCGCCGACCAGCCCGCCCCGGTGGTGCGCGAGCCGGCCCCGGTGCCGCCACCCGTTCCCGACGTCGAGCTCGACGAGGACTTCGCCGAACCCGTCATCCCGCCCCAGGACCACGCCACCGGCTCGCGGACGCTCGTGCGCCCGTACGTCCTCACCCGCGGCCGCACGAAGTCGCGACGCCACCTCGCCATCGAGGCCCTCGTCTCGACGCGGGCCGGCGCGCACTGGAACGGCGCCCGGCTGTCCGGCGAGTTCCGGTCGGTGCGGACGCTGTGCCACCACCCGCTCTCGGTCGCCGAGGTCGCGGCCCGGCTCAGCGTCCCGCTCGGTGTCGCCCGGGTGCTGCTCGACGACATGGCCGACCAGGGCCTGGTGACCATCCACGACACCCGCGTGAGCGTCGACGGCCGGCCGGCGGTCGCCCTCATGGAGCGCGTGCTGCACGGCCTGCGCCGGCTCTGACCATTACGCTCACCAAGGTGAGCGAGGATTCCGGCAACTCCGGCGGCGAAAGCACCCTGACCGTTCTGCTCGCCGGTGGGGTGAACCTGGCGATCGCGATCATGAAACTGGTCGCGGGGATCATCACCGGCTCGGGCGCGATGCTGTCCGAGGCCGCGCACTCGGTGGCCGACACGTTCACCGAAGCCCTGCTGCTGACGGCGTTGAAACGTTCCGATCGCCCGGCCGACCGCGTGCACCCCTTCGGCTACGGCAAGGAGCGCTACTTCTGGTCGCTGCTCGCCGCGGTGTCGATCTTCGCGTCGGGCTCGATGTTCGCGCTCTACGAAGGCGTTTCGACGCTCTTCGGGCACGGTGAAGCGCAGAGCACGTCGATCCTCAGCTACATCGTGCTGGCCGTGGCGTTCCTGCTCGAAGGCACGTCGTGGGTGCAGGCCGTGCGCCAGACCCGCCGGGAGTCCCGGGCCGAGAACCGGTCGTTCTGGGCGTACCTCCGCCTGATCGACGACCCGGCGCCGAAGACCGTGCTGTTCGAGGACTCCGCCGCGCTGGTCGGCCTGCTGATCGCCTTCGCCGGCATCGGGCTGCACCAGCTCACCGGCTCGGAGGTCTGGGACGGCGTCGCGTCGATCATCATCGGCCTGCTGCTCGCCTGCGTCGCCTACCTGCTCGGGCGGACCAACCGCGGCCTGCTCATCGGCCGCCAGGCCAACCCGGAGATCGTCCGCGGCGTCCGCGACCACCTGTCGGCCGCGCCGGAGATCGAGGCCGTCGTGGACCTGCAGACCATGCTGATGGGCACCGACCAGGTCCTCGTCTGCACCCGGGTGGACTTCGACGATTCCCTCGGCGCCGCGGACCTCGAACGCGCCTGCGTCCGGATCGCCGCCGAGCTGACCGAGTCGTTCAACGACGTCACCGAGGTGTTCATCGAGCCGGTGCCGCGAACGGATCCCGACCTGCGCGCGACCGTGCTCGCTCGGTACGGCGACATCGCGGAGCGGTGGAACAACCCGGCCTAGCTCAGTACCCGAAGTCCTGGACCCAGTAGTTGCCCGCCTTGGTGAAGCCGACGCCGAGCTTCGTGAGCGAGCAGTTCAGGATGTTCGCGCGGTGGCCCTCGGAGTTCATCCACGAGTCCATGACCTGCGCCGCTGACGTCTGGCCCTTCGCGATGTTCTCCGCGCCCGGCTTCGAGTAGCCGGCGGTCTTGATGCGCTGGTCGAACGTGACGCCCTCGGGGTTGGTGTGGGAGAAGAAGTTCCGGTCCGACATGTCGTCGCTGTAGTCCTGCGCGGCCTTGGTGAGGTGCGATTCCTCGGTCAGCGCCTTGCAGCCCGCCTTCCCGCGCTCGACGTTGACCAGGTCGAGGACCTGGCCGGCGACCGACGGCGCGACGCGGGCCGCGGGCTTCGTGGTCGGCGGAGCTTCGGAGGTG
This genomic window contains:
- a CDS encoding TetR/AcrR family transcriptional regulator, encoding MKLQVDGRKVRGEKRRAEIIAATLRVIERDGVAGVTHRTVATEAGVPTTSTTYHFSSLDDLLIATLISCARDMATEVYWMIDRARSRGSRGAEEVAGLLAEALGPRRGRTMAEYELYLLAARKPELRPAARRWLDVLTSMVRHDDEVSFRVFLAGIDGLLIQGLIDDEPPSADELRPVVAYLLKPR
- a CDS encoding multidrug efflux SMR transporter, whose translation is MGAYLLLALAIAAEVSATVSLKLSEGFSKLGPSIIVVLGYAVAFVALSYVLKKGLPIGVAYAIWAAAGVALVALVGVVFLKEPVNAAMIAGLALVIGGVVLIEIGSAAS
- a CDS encoding (Fe-S)-binding protein; translated protein: MGALQLTLGGLSVLLGLVAWGMFAATIARFVRVIRLGQPDATRNGPFVPRLMTLVKEFAAHTRMNRKRSVGPAHWLVMWGFLLGSLALFEAYGEVFVPTWGWPVLDDFPPFQLLMELLGLGTIVGILVLMAIRQRNHPRRADRQSRFQGSNFKWAYFIEAVVLIEGIGIIGVRAAKAALGAHETPTWAAFVSNPLGELLPASPNLVTVFAFVKLMSATVWLIVVARTMTMGIAWHRFSAFFNIYFKREQDGGVALGALKPMMSGGKVLDLEEADPDEDTFGVGKIEDFSWKGWLDFSTCTECGRCQEQCPAWNTGKPLSPKLLITQLRDHAYAKAPYLLAGGKRDMAGDEVGLVSNTAARSASVEGGGGAGSGDNMYAGIDVLAIAESQKALIGDDGGVIDPDVLWSCTSCGACVEQCPVDIEHVDHIVDMRRYQVMIESSFPSELNGMFKNLENKGNPWGQNAKDRLAWTEDLDFEVPVFDGDMGDAEYLFWVGCAGAFEDRAKKTTRAVAELLHMADVKYKVLGSEESCTGDPARRAGNEFLFQMLAQQNVEILNSVFEGRERKTRKVVVTCAHCFNTLANEYPELGGQFDVVHHTQLLNRLVREKQLVPVAPVAEDVTYHDPCYLGRHNKVYDAPRELVSATGAQLREMPRHGDKSMCCGAGGARMWMEEKIGKRINVERVDEALGTAPSKIATGCPFCKVMLNDGLTARQADGSASEKVEIVDVAQMLLESVKRKPEPKPVALGAPSLAETSEEA
- a CDS encoding DUF742 domain-containing protein; this translates as MGARFPSSGRHALNTLPDDVEDRVALPGPSASVGRVGARFPAADQPAPVVREPAPVPPPVPDVELDEDFAEPVIPPQDHATGSRTLVRPYVLTRGRTKSRRHLAIEALVSTRAGAHWNGARLSGEFRSVRTLCHHPLSVAEVAARLSVPLGVARVLLDDMADQGLVTIHDTRVSVDGRPAVALMERVLHGLRRL
- a CDS encoding cation diffusion facilitator family transporter; translation: MSEDSGNSGGESTLTVLLAGGVNLAIAIMKLVAGIITGSGAMLSEAAHSVADTFTEALLLTALKRSDRPADRVHPFGYGKERYFWSLLAAVSIFASGSMFALYEGVSTLFGHGEAQSTSILSYIVLAVAFLLEGTSWVQAVRQTRRESRAENRSFWAYLRLIDDPAPKTVLFEDSAALVGLLIAFAGIGLHQLTGSEVWDGVASIIIGLLLACVAYLLGRTNRGLLIGRQANPEIVRGVRDHLSAAPEIEAVVDLQTMLMGTDQVLVCTRVDFDDSLGAADLERACVRIAAELTESFNDVTEVFIEPVPRTDPDLRATVLARYGDIAERWNNPA
- a CDS encoding CAP domain-containing protein, with translation MVMVSLSVLLGVFSAATGTWMATAEGNTSEAAAAALVLPNEPGGSGGTSGTDLNGHAQNHGGQQQPAPTTSAAAPTTSSAAPAPTETSTAPPPSTSEAPPTTKPAARVAPSVAGQVLDLVNVERGKAGCKALTEESHLTKAAQDYSDDMSDRNFFSHTNPEGVTFDQRIKTAGYSKPGAENIAKGQTSAAQVMDSWMNSEGHRANILNCSLTKLGVGFTKAGNYWVQDFGY